One genomic window of Candidatus Edwardsbacteria bacterium includes the following:
- a CDS encoding inositol monophosphatase family protein — MHEKELKTAVAAAMQAGDLLIKMSRGKFSVRLKSPIDLVTGADRASEALIISIIRKAFPGDDIMTEESQNQRTSSKRRWIIDPLDGTTNYAHRFPVWCVSIAFEEKGQVKAGAVYNPNLDEMFTAAKGRGAFLNGKRIKVSAEKNLVKSLLATGFPYDVHTSPDNNLANFQRFIKRAQAVRRPGSAAIDLAYLACGRFDGFWEIKLKPWDAAAASLMITEAGGRITDFSGGRYGLYYPECLASNGKIHKQMLKVLENR, encoded by the coding sequence ATGCATGAAAAAGAATTAAAAACCGCCGTGGCGGCGGCGATGCAGGCCGGGGACCTGCTGATTAAAATGTCCCGGGGGAAGTTCTCGGTGAGATTAAAAAGCCCCATCGACCTGGTCACCGGGGCCGACCGGGCCTCCGAGGCCCTGATCATCTCCATTATTAGAAAAGCTTTTCCCGGCGATGACATCATGACCGAGGAAAGCCAGAACCAGAGAACCTCTTCCAAACGGCGTTGGATAATTGACCCGCTGGACGGCACCACCAATTACGCCCACCGATTTCCGGTGTGGTGCGTATCCATCGCTTTCGAAGAAAAGGGTCAGGTGAAAGCGGGGGCCGTCTATAATCCCAATCTGGACGAAATGTTCACCGCGGCCAAGGGGCGGGGAGCATTTTTGAACGGTAAGCGGATAAAAGTATCGGCGGAAAAGAACCTGGTCAAAAGTCTTTTGGCCACCGGGTTTCCCTACGATGTCCACACCAGCCCGGACAACAATCTGGCAAATTTCCAAAGATTCATTAAGCGGGCCCAGGCGGTACGGCGGCCAGGCTCGGCGGCCATCGACCTGGCCTATCTGGCCTGCGGGCGGTTCGACGGGTTCTGGGAGATAAAACTCAAGCCCTGGGACGCGGCGGCCGCCTCTCTGATGATCACCGAGGCCGGAGGGAGGATCACCGACTTTTCCGGAGGCCGCTACGGCCTCTATTACCCGGAGTGCCTGGCCTCCAACGGGAAGATACATAAGCAGATGCTCAAGGTCCTGGAGAACAGGTAA
- a CDS encoding lipocalin family protein — protein MKASIFLTLGLLLASLPAMAQKQELPPLQTVPKVDLNRYLGTWYEIATIPQRFQKGCTAVSATYTLRPDGKISVLNECCKDSLNGRYKAAKGKAWVTDRLTNAKLKVQFFWPFSGDYWIIELDSNYQYAVVGHPGRKYLWILSRNRKMDDPLYNDLMERIKNHGYELSAIIKTPQPD, from the coding sequence ATGAAAGCTTCAATTTTTCTAACACTGGGTCTATTGCTTGCTTCTTTACCAGCAATGGCCCAAAAGCAGGAATTGCCGCCCCTGCAGACCGTTCCCAAAGTGGACCTGAACCGCTATCTGGGCACCTGGTACGAGATCGCCACCATCCCCCAGCGTTTTCAGAAGGGCTGCACCGCCGTCTCGGCCACCTACACCCTGCGCCCGGACGGCAAGATCAGCGTGCTCAACGAATGCTGCAAGGATTCCCTCAACGGGAGATACAAGGCCGCCAAGGGCAAGGCCTGGGTTACAGACAGGCTGACCAATGCCAAGCTCAAGGTCCAATTCTTCTGGCCCTTCTCGGGGGATTACTGGATCATCGAGCTTGACAGCAACTACCAGTATGCGGTGGTAGGCCACCCCGGCCGGAAATATTTGTGGATATTGTCCCGCAACCGGAAAATGGACGACCCCCTGTACAACGACCTGATGGAGCGGATAAAGAACCACGGCTACGAATTATCAGCGATCATCAAGACGCCCCAGCCGGACTAA
- a CDS encoding formate--tetrahydrofolate ligase has translation MPPDLLPIKQVAAGFGIAETELYLYGPYKAKLEPSLARRLPQCSTCGRQVLVTATTPTPAGEGKTTTAIGLSMALNKTGHKSIVTLREPSLGPVFGMKGGATGGGASRVLPSDEIDLHFTGDIHAVTTANNLLAAMIDNHIQHGNQLGIDTRRIAWRRVIDMNDRALREIVIGLGGRQNGFAREDAFNISVASEVMAVLCLAEDFADLKARLARMVVGYTSRNKPVTAADLRAVGSMALLLKDAIKPNLVQTSEGTPAIIHGGPFANIAHGTNSLQAIRLAQALAEITVTEAGFASELGGEKFMDFVCQVGKFNVDAVVLVTTLRALKYHGGTAKENLAEKNLEALIKGFDNLDKHIQNMQSFGIPLVVALNYFPDNDPEELELTLKHVRSKNAKAVISDPYNKGSQGCLELAREVDAASRTGAVVKPIYQTEWAIGRKIETIATRMYGAARINYTRQARKDIDLLNKLGYGSLHVIIAKTPSSLSDDPRAIGRPLNFDVDVDRVFLSAGAGFVVAVCGEIMLMPGLPAEPAAQSIDIDPDGNITGLF, from the coding sequence ATGCCCCCTGATCTTCTGCCCATCAAACAGGTGGCTGCCGGTTTCGGCATTGCCGAGACGGAGCTTTACCTTTACGGCCCCTACAAGGCCAAACTAGAGCCCTCGCTGGCCCGGCGTCTGCCGCAATGCTCGACCTGCGGCCGGCAGGTTCTGGTCACCGCCACCACCCCCACCCCGGCCGGCGAGGGCAAGACCACCACGGCCATCGGCCTGTCGATGGCGCTGAACAAGACCGGCCACAAATCCATCGTCACCCTGCGGGAGCCTTCGTTGGGTCCGGTGTTCGGCATGAAGGGCGGAGCCACCGGCGGCGGGGCCTCTCGGGTGCTGCCCAGCGACGAGATAGACCTCCATTTTACCGGAGACATCCATGCCGTCACCACCGCCAACAACCTGCTGGCGGCCATGATCGACAACCACATCCAGCACGGCAACCAGCTGGGCATTGATACCCGGCGCATCGCCTGGCGCCGGGTGATAGACATGAACGACCGGGCCTTGCGGGAGATCGTCATCGGCCTGGGAGGCCGCCAGAACGGCTTTGCCCGGGAGGACGCCTTCAATATCTCGGTGGCCTCGGAGGTGATGGCGGTGCTGTGCCTGGCGGAGGATTTTGCCGACCTGAAAGCCAGGCTGGCCCGGATGGTGGTGGGCTACACATCCCGCAACAAACCCGTCACCGCCGCCGATCTGCGGGCGGTGGGCTCCATGGCCCTGCTGTTGAAGGATGCCATCAAGCCAAATCTGGTGCAGACCTCGGAGGGCACCCCGGCCATCATTCATGGCGGTCCCTTTGCCAATATCGCCCACGGCACCAATTCCCTCCAGGCCATCAGGCTGGCCCAGGCCCTGGCGGAGATAACCGTTACCGAAGCCGGCTTCGCCTCGGAGCTGGGCGGCGAAAAATTCATGGATTTCGTCTGCCAGGTGGGAAAATTCAATGTGGATGCGGTGGTGCTGGTGACCACCCTGAGGGCCCTGAAGTATCACGGCGGTACGGCCAAGGAGAACCTGGCCGAGAAGAACCTGGAGGCTCTGATCAAGGGATTTGACAACCTGGACAAACATATCCAGAACATGCAATCCTTCGGGATCCCGCTGGTGGTAGCCCTGAATTACTTCCCGGACAACGATCCCGAGGAGCTGGAGCTTACCCTGAAGCACGTCCGGTCCAAAAATGCCAAGGCGGTCATCAGCGATCCCTACAACAAGGGCAGCCAGGGGTGCCTGGAGCTGGCCCGCGAGGTGGATGCCGCCTCCCGGACCGGGGCCGTGGTAAAACCGATCTACCAGACCGAATGGGCCATCGGCCGCAAGATTGAGACCATCGCCACCAGGATGTACGGCGCCGCCCGGATCAATTATACCCGGCAGGCCCGCAAGGATATCGATCTTTTGAACAAACTGGGATATGGCAGCCTGCACGTGATAATAGCCAAGACCCCCTCCTCTCTGTCCGACGATCCCAGGGCCATCGGCCGGCCGCTGAATTTCGACGTGGACGTGGACCGGGTCTTTCTGTCGGCCGGCGCCGGTTTCGTGGTGGCGGTCTGCGGCGAGATCATGCTGATGCCCGGCCTGCCGGCCGAGCCGGCCGCCCAGAGCATCGATATAGACCCGGATGGGAATATAACCGGATTATTTTAA
- a CDS encoding PspC domain-containing protein, translated as MSKRIYRSTRDRMLGGVCGGLGEYFDIDPTIVRLVAVVFALSGAGILAYIIAWIIIPDQPVVM; from the coding sequence ATGTCTAAAAGAATTTACCGGTCCACCAGGGACCGGATGCTGGGCGGCGTCTGCGGGGGCTTGGGCGAGTATTTCGACATCGACCCCACCATCGTCCGGCTGGTGGCGGTGGTGTTCGCCCTGTCCGGAGCCGGGATCCTGGCCTATATCATTGCCTGGATCATCATCCCCGACCAGCCGGTGGTGATGTAG
- a CDS encoding zf-HC2 domain-containing protein, translating to MECQEIKNKLQELIDNSLEDQEVTAIKAHLRSCCSCTADYRLLNLVAQSLKALPQPQLSPEFNANIFNALGLEYKVPRLSPVLKWATGAVVSVSSLWLVIFGLGLTFGLNKLDPFKIFSLAKDFIKAPPNLQVILVKAGLRLADMIDLLGQVAATLLKGSNLPVQLAIASIAAFAIIAVTSKRIYINSKI from the coding sequence ATGGAATGCCAAGAGATAAAAAATAAGCTGCAGGAGTTGATAGATAACTCCCTTGAAGATCAGGAGGTTACAGCAATAAAGGCCCACCTGAGATCCTGTTGTTCCTGCACTGCCGACTATCGTCTGCTCAATCTGGTGGCCCAGTCGCTCAAAGCCCTGCCACAGCCACAGCTCAGCCCCGAGTTCAACGCTAACATCTTTAACGCTTTGGGGTTGGAATATAAGGTCCCGCGCCTCAGCCCGGTGCTCAAATGGGCCACCGGGGCTGTGGTATCGGTAAGCTCCCTGTGGCTGGTGATATTCGGCCTGGGATTGACCTTCGGCCTGAACAAGCTGGATCCTTTCAAAATATTTTCCCTGGCCAAGGACTTCATCAAGGCCCCGCCCAACCTGCAGGTGATCCTGGTCAAGGCCGGGCTGCGGCTGGCCGATATGATCGACCTGCTGGGACAGGTGGCCGCCACCCTGCTCAAGGGATCCAACCTGCCGGTCCAGCTGGCCATCGCCAGCATCGCGGCCTTCGCCATCATCGCCGTCACCTCCAAAAGAATTTATATAAATTCAAAAATATAG
- a CDS encoding TSUP family transporter codes for MITWHTYLMVLPLVFFAGLVDSIAGGGGLISLPAYWAAGLPPHFVLGNNKFSSSFGTLVATLRYYHGGLIDMKVALLSACFALAGSFLGTRAVLLMDPGFLRYVLIVLVPVVTIFTLLNKNLGVHNNSHQTEVKTKFILAALASAVIGFYDGFFGPGTGAFLILFYTLMLKYDFVTANANTKVVNLASNVAAVITFMAHGKVLYALGIPAAACGIAGNLLGARMVMTRGARIIRPIFILVLLLLLAKIVYDMIAGQYHG; via the coding sequence ATGATCACCTGGCATACCTATCTGATGGTCCTGCCGCTGGTGTTCTTCGCCGGGCTGGTCGATTCCATCGCCGGAGGCGGCGGCCTGATCTCCCTTCCGGCCTATTGGGCCGCCGGCCTGCCGCCCCATTTCGTGCTGGGCAATAACAAGTTCTCCTCGAGTTTCGGCACGTTGGTGGCCACCCTGCGCTATTACCACGGAGGATTGATCGATATGAAGGTGGCCCTGCTTAGCGCTTGCTTCGCCCTGGCCGGTTCCTTTTTGGGCACCCGGGCGGTGTTGCTGATGGACCCCGGCTTCCTGCGCTATGTTCTGATCGTGCTGGTGCCGGTGGTCACCATCTTTACTTTGCTGAATAAAAACCTGGGTGTCCATAATAACTCCCATCAGACCGAGGTAAAGACCAAATTCATTCTGGCGGCCCTGGCCTCTGCCGTGATCGGCTTTTATGACGGTTTCTTCGGGCCGGGCACCGGGGCCTTTTTGATTCTCTTTTATACTTTGATGCTCAAGTACGATTTCGTCACCGCCAACGCCAACACCAAGGTGGTCAACCTGGCCTCCAATGTGGCCGCGGTGATCACCTTCATGGCCCACGGCAAGGTGCTCTACGCCCTGGGCATCCCGGCGGCGGCCTGCGGCATCGCCGGTAACCTGCTGGGCGCCAGGATGGTGATGACCAGGGGAGCCAGGATCATCCGGCCGATATTCATCTTGGTTCTGCTGTTGCTGCTGGCCAAGATCGTTTATGACATGATCGCGGGGCAATATCATGGATAG
- a CDS encoding head GIN domain-containing protein, protein MKGLNLKPAVGLIVVCLALISAMAHAGQTISQSRDVSGFDKIQVNGAYDLYLTQGKEFSLRIEAEPEVLEKVKTEVNDGWLKVGDKKHKIRIGVFKSKARKIYVTLPELKELCLNGSSDVRGQNKFKAGDLRLEVNGAGDVELELEAGDVAATINGAGDIKLKGTAENFNISIDGAGDISASDLASQKASVRISGAGDCRVNASQELTVNIAGSGDVGYQGSPKVVTKNVSGVGRVHKE, encoded by the coding sequence ATGAAGGGGTTAAATTTAAAACCGGCCGTCGGGCTGATCGTCGTCTGTCTGGCATTGATTTCGGCCATGGCCCATGCCGGCCAGACTATCAGCCAGAGCAGGGATGTCTCCGGCTTTGATAAGATACAGGTTAACGGAGCCTATGACCTGTACCTGACCCAGGGCAAGGAATTCAGCCTGCGGATAGAGGCCGAGCCGGAAGTCTTGGAGAAGGTCAAGACCGAAGTGAATGACGGCTGGTTGAAGGTAGGCGACAAGAAGCACAAGATACGGATCGGCGTCTTCAAGAGCAAAGCCCGCAAGATATATGTTACCCTTCCGGAATTAAAGGAGCTGTGCCTCAACGGATCATCCGATGTCAGGGGCCAGAACAAGTTCAAGGCCGGGGATCTCCGTCTGGAGGTGAATGGCGCCGGGGATGTCGAACTGGAGTTGGAGGCCGGGGATGTTGCCGCAACGATCAACGGAGCCGGGGACATAAAGCTCAAAGGGACTGCCGAAAATTTTAATATCTCAATAGACGGTGCGGGAGATATCTCCGCCAGTGACCTGGCCAGCCAGAAGGCTTCCGTAAGGATCAGCGGGGCCGGCGACTGCCGGGTGAATGCCAGCCAGGAACTGACCGTCAACATTGCCGGCAGCGGGGATGTCGGTTATCAGGGAAGTCCCAAGGTGGTGACAAAGAATGTGAGCGGGGTGGGCCGGGTGCATAAGGAATAA
- a CDS encoding RNA polymerase sigma factor yields MPSKAAAIPGAILDLTPVKSKCYTNPMASENQDQILIDRCLAGDSRAFNDLINRYKRQVFSLIFRLVHNQSDAEDIAQETFIKAYKSFAGYDPSYPFLTWLFKIAHNSAIDFLRAQKPESLSIHDEENPVDIEDTQISLEERIEAASQQELIDRVLGTLPPLYREVLVLRHQQELSYEEISQSLDIPVGTVKIRLFRARDIMKQKLVKLGYG; encoded by the coding sequence ATGCCCTCAAAAGCCGCCGCCATCCCGGGAGCCATTTTGGATTTGACACCGGTCAAATCCAAATGCTATACTAACCCCATGGCTTCCGAAAACCAAGACCAGATACTGATAGACCGCTGTCTGGCCGGCGACAGCCGGGCCTTCAACGATCTGATCAACCGCTATAAACGGCAGGTGTTCTCCCTCATCTTCCGCCTGGTCCACAACCAGAGCGATGCCGAGGACATTGCCCAGGAGACCTTCATCAAGGCCTACAAGAGCTTCGCCGGCTACGACCCCTCCTACCCCTTTCTGACCTGGCTGTTCAAGATCGCCCACAATTCGGCCATCGATTTCCTCAGGGCCCAAAAGCCGGAATCGCTCTCCATCCACGATGAAGAAAACCCGGTGGATATCGAAGACACCCAGATCTCCCTGGAGGAAAGGATCGAAGCCGCCTCACAGCAGGAGCTGATAGACCGAGTGCTGGGCACCCTACCGCCCCTCTATCGCGAGGTCCTGGTTTTAAGACACCAACAGGAGCTCTCTTACGAGGAGATCTCGCAGTCACTCGACATACCGGTTGGTACGGTAAAGATCAGACTGTTTCGAGCCAGGGATATCATGAAACAGAAACTGGTCAAGCTTGGATATGGGTAA
- a CDS encoding alpha-amylase family glycosyl hydrolase → MIAKDLPIFEFHISRRCRKRYGFEEAIYGLHGNVILDDFPAIQRLADRMNQVRDAASNPHLAVRAAEINIIALIEEILHLVTAGYRRQVDPKIFESALKNLSAVLDPAQTEKCLEQFTASFPPLKVMDNQLTSVEYLRGSSDGYPHRAVALEELLFLFLANDNPAYRHYSELFDDAPLRQNTRYLDGISGLRDYFKTQPKFGPHALDLFELLKAPALASPYSLAGQLEYIREHWGEILPAEIFEKISARILLALDVLKEAERFRGFAPGVEPLPDYKRMFAGPDGSPDHEPEKYSPDLDWMPNLVMMAKNTYVWLDQLSGKYRSDIRHLDQVPDQELQLLSESGFTGLWLIGVWERSPASQKIKQICGNPEAVSSAYSLYDYRISEDLGGDGAYYDLKDRAMRHGIRMAVDMVPNHTGIFSKWMVEHPEWFVQLETSPYPAYSFNGPDLSGHPDIGIYIEDGYYSKRDAAVVFKRVDRRSGRVRYIYHGNDGTHMPWNDTAQLNFLLPDLREAVIGEILRVARYSSVIRFDAAMTLAKKHYQRLWFPQPGSGGDIPSRSWQGMSKEDFDKAFPVEFWREVVERVAREAPDTLLLAEAFWLMEGYFVRTLGMHRVYNSAFMNMLKREENANYRMVIRNLLEFDPQILKRFVNFMNNPDEEPAAAQFGKGDKYFGVCAMMSTLPGLPMFGHGQIEGFSEKYGMEYRRAYWDESPDRDLMDRHRRQIFPLLKKRHLFSQVDNFVLYDVASSGGHAQHDVFAYSNSSGGEQALVIYNNRYQRSEGWVNWSVPYKRSDAPDLVRTKLAEKFGLAGDGWMVFRDLLSGLEYIRPARQVWDSGLYVQLSGFECHVFTNFYHQHDPDGEYARLAASLKGQGTPSIERALWEQRMEGLLESFEALLIPLRDPAGLAQALENGPAKLDLVRRTRESLQKLIPEASRIFGLPARENLIPDIFERFRCSTLASKTGGRRLYALLAATGKGGFDMLDTSVFYAFLVFQHINRMIPQPQARELLWNRLENALENGCLPGGKAYNIRLLVEVLSEGDWSWPAILGEKAALRRFLERPKVFQYLGCNWHQNVFWFNKENFLYLVFCLAMAGLIFAPDGTKNIGCRRTLVSTYRTALKIIKLARSSGYDYHRLIELLEGGTEDAP, encoded by the coding sequence ATGATTGCAAAGGATCTCCCCATATTCGAATTTCACATCTCCCGCCGCTGCCGCAAAAGATACGGCTTCGAGGAAGCCATCTACGGACTGCACGGCAATGTGATACTGGATGATTTCCCGGCGATACAGCGCCTGGCCGACCGGATGAACCAGGTGAGGGATGCCGCCAGTAACCCCCACCTGGCGGTCAGGGCCGCCGAAATAAACATCATCGCCCTGATCGAGGAGATCCTTCATCTGGTGACCGCCGGCTACCGGCGGCAGGTCGATCCCAAAATATTCGAATCGGCCTTGAAAAATCTTTCTGCCGTCCTGGATCCGGCCCAAACGGAAAAATGCCTTGAGCAATTCACCGCCTCCTTTCCTCCCCTCAAGGTCATGGACAACCAGCTGACCTCCGTCGAATATCTTAGGGGCAGCAGCGATGGTTATCCCCACCGGGCGGTGGCCCTGGAGGAACTGCTGTTCCTGTTCCTGGCCAACGACAATCCCGCCTACCGCCATTATTCCGAGCTGTTCGATGACGCCCCCCTGCGCCAAAACACCAGATACCTGGACGGCATATCCGGGCTGAGGGATTATTTCAAGACCCAGCCCAAATTCGGGCCGCATGCCCTGGATCTGTTCGAACTGCTGAAAGCTCCGGCCCTGGCCAGCCCCTATTCGCTGGCCGGGCAGCTGGAATATATCAGGGAGCATTGGGGTGAAATCCTCCCGGCCGAAATATTCGAAAAAATTTCCGCCCGGATCCTCCTGGCCCTGGATGTATTGAAGGAAGCCGAAAGGTTCCGGGGATTCGCCCCGGGGGTGGAGCCTCTGCCGGATTATAAAAGGATGTTCGCCGGGCCGGACGGTTCGCCCGATCACGAGCCGGAGAAATACTCGCCCGACCTGGACTGGATGCCCAACCTGGTAATGATGGCCAAGAACACCTATGTCTGGCTGGATCAGCTGTCCGGAAAATATCGGTCTGATATCCGGCATCTGGACCAGGTGCCGGACCAGGAACTGCAACTGCTGTCCGAAAGCGGCTTCACCGGGCTGTGGCTGATAGGGGTCTGGGAACGCAGTCCGGCCTCGCAAAAGATAAAACAGATCTGCGGCAACCCCGAGGCGGTCTCATCGGCCTATTCTTTATATGATTACCGGATCTCGGAAGACCTGGGCGGCGACGGCGCCTATTATGATTTAAAGGACCGGGCCATGAGGCATGGCATCCGGATGGCGGTGGACATGGTGCCCAACCATACCGGTATTTTCTCCAAATGGATGGTGGAGCATCCCGAATGGTTCGTCCAGCTGGAAACATCGCCCTATCCCGCCTACTCCTTCAACGGGCCGGACCTCTCCGGCCATCCCGATATCGGCATTTATATCGAGGACGGCTATTACAGCAAGCGGGATGCCGCGGTGGTGTTCAAGAGGGTCGACCGGCGGAGCGGCCGGGTGCGCTACATCTATCACGGCAACGACGGCACCCACATGCCCTGGAACGACACCGCCCAGCTGAATTTCCTGCTGCCCGACCTGCGGGAGGCGGTGATCGGCGAGATATTGAGGGTGGCCCGCTATTCCTCGGTGATACGTTTTGACGCCGCCATGACCCTGGCCAAGAAGCACTATCAGCGGCTGTGGTTCCCCCAGCCCGGCAGCGGCGGCGACATCCCCTCCCGCTCCTGGCAGGGGATGAGCAAGGAGGACTTTGATAAGGCCTTTCCGGTGGAGTTCTGGCGGGAGGTGGTGGAGCGGGTGGCCCGGGAGGCCCCCGACACCCTGCTGCTGGCCGAGGCTTTCTGGCTGATGGAGGGGTATTTCGTGCGCACCCTGGGCATGCACCGGGTCTATAACAGCGCCTTCATGAACATGCTCAAGCGGGAGGAGAACGCCAACTATCGGATGGTGATCCGGAATCTGCTGGAGTTCGATCCCCAGATACTGAAACGCTTCGTCAATTTCATGAACAATCCCGACGAGGAGCCGGCCGCCGCCCAGTTCGGCAAGGGAGACAAGTATTTCGGGGTCTGCGCCATGATGTCCACCCTGCCGGGCCTGCCAATGTTCGGCCACGGCCAGATCGAGGGCTTTTCTGAGAAATATGGCATGGAATACCGCCGGGCCTACTGGGATGAGAGCCCGGACCGGGACCTGATGGACCGCCACCGCCGCCAGATATTCCCCCTGCTGAAAAAGCGCCACCTCTTCAGCCAGGTGGACAATTTCGTGCTTTACGATGTGGCCTCCTCCGGCGGACATGCCCAGCACGATGTCTTCGCTTATTCCAACTCCTCCGGCGGGGAGCAGGCCCTGGTCATCTACAACAACCGCTACCAGAGATCGGAGGGCTGGGTGAACTGGTCGGTTCCCTATAAAAGATCCGATGCCCCCGACCTGGTCCGGACCAAGCTGGCCGAAAAGTTCGGCCTGGCCGGCGACGGCTGGATGGTCTTCCGCGACCTGCTGTCGGGGCTGGAATATATCCGCCCGGCCAGGCAGGTCTGGGACAGCGGGCTTTATGTGCAATTGAGCGGCTTCGAGTGCCACGTTTTCACAAATTTTTATCACCAGCACGACCCGGACGGGGAGTACGCCAGGCTGGCCGCCAGCCTCAAGGGGCAGGGGACGCCCAGCATCGAACGAGCCCTGTGGGAGCAGCGAATGGAGGGGTTGTTGGAATCTTTTGAGGCATTGCTTATTCCCCTGCGGGACCCGGCCGGACTGGCCCAGGCCCTGGAAAACGGCCCGGCCAAGCTGGATCTGGTCCGGCGGACCAGGGAGTCATTACAAAAGCTGATCCCGGAAGCATCAAGGATTTTCGGCCTGCCCGCCCGGGAAAATCTCATCCCGGATATTTTTGAGCGTTTCCGCTGTTCAACCTTGGCTTCGAAAACAGGGGGCCGTCGGCTTTACGCTTTGCTCGCGGCAACCGGCAAGGGCGGATTTGATATGCTGGATACGTCCGTCTTTTATGCCTTCCTGGTCTTCCAGCACATCAATCGAATGATCCCCCAGCCCCAGGCCCGCGAACTGCTGTGGAACCGCCTGGAGAATGCCCTGGAAAACGGCTGCCTGCCAGGCGGAAAGGCCTACAATATCCGCCTGCTGGTGGAGGTCCTGTCGGAGGGGGATTGGAGCTGGCCGGCAATCTTGGGAGAAAAAGCCGCCCTGAGGAGATTTTTAGAAAGGCCCAAAGTTTTTCAGTACCTGGGATGCAATTGGCATCAGAACGTTTTCTGGTTCAATAAGGAGAATTTCCTTTACCTGGTTTTCTGTCTGGCCATGGCCGGGCTGATTTTCGCGCCTGACGGTACCAAGAACATTGGCTGCCGGCGGACTTTGGTTTCGACATACCGCACGGCCTTAAAAATTATCAAGCTGGCCCGATCATCGGGTTACGATTATCACCGCCTGATAGAATTATTGGAAGGAGGAACGGAAGATGCCCCCTGA
- a CDS encoding metallopeptidase family protein yields MDSAEFNKLVEQAVDDLPQDFRDKLENIAITVEDYPSPAVLRSLEERTGKHSLLGVYIGIPYNKRPAYHISGKLPDRIELYQKNIESICRTPQEIVEQVKETIIHEVGHYFGLSEEDLERLQDI; encoded by the coding sequence ATGGATAGCGCAGAGTTCAACAAACTGGTGGAGCAGGCGGTGGACGACCTGCCGCAGGACTTCCGGGACAAGCTGGAGAACATCGCCATCACGGTGGAGGACTATCCCTCCCCGGCGGTGCTGAGATCGCTGGAGGAACGGACCGGCAAGCATTCCCTGCTGGGGGTGTATATCGGAATCCCCTATAACAAGCGTCCGGCCTATCACATCTCGGGGAAGCTGCCCGACCGGATAGAACTGTACCAGAAGAACATCGAGTCCATCTGCCGCACCCCCCAGGAGATAGTGGAGCAGGTCAAGGAGACCATCATCCACGAGGTGGGGCATTATTTCGGGTTGAGCGAAGAGGATCTGGAAAGATTGCAGGATATTTGA
- a CDS encoding PspC domain-containing protein, with protein sequence MPKRLYRSGRDRLVAGVCGGLADYFDIDPLLIRIIFMILALAGGLGILIYLAAWLIVPGQSLSAGQRETPPTPEERNPNMRRNPSGAVFGILVIILGIGLLLNNYGLFHFKLSLIWPLILIAIGVRLLIRDKR encoded by the coding sequence ATGCCCAAACGATTATACCGTTCCGGACGGGACCGGTTGGTAGCCGGGGTCTGCGGAGGTTTGGCCGATTATTTTGACATCGACCCCCTGCTGATCCGCATTATCTTTATGATCCTGGCCCTGGCCGGCGGGCTGGGGATCCTTATTTATCTGGCGGCCTGGCTGATAGTCCCCGGCCAGAGCCTTTCGGCCGGCCAACGCGAAACTCCGCCAACTCCCGAGGAAAGGAATCCTAATATGCGGCGAAATCCATCCGGGGCGGTGTTCGGGATATTGGTCATCATCCTGGGCATCGGCCTTTTGTTGAATAATTACGGCCTGTTTCATTTTAAATTAAGCCTGATCTGGCCGCTGATCCTGATCGCCATCGGCGTCAGGCTGCTGATCAGGGATAAAAGATAA